A stretch of the Vicia villosa cultivar HV-30 ecotype Madison, WI unplaced genomic scaffold, Vvil1.0 ctg.000217F_1_1_3, whole genome shotgun sequence genome encodes the following:
- the LOC131625439 gene encoding RING-H2 finger protein ATL40-like: MSSFNDDPNHDDHGFYPFGNFDHGSSQSNFNKKILLTAICSLVLVLILVLALHLYARYVLKRQARRRAAIHQLSLTVAHAHVQFSDPSNSGLDPTLIASLPTFLFKQKQIQDEEQNKDVSNNIVECAVCLSLIEDGEMMRLLPNCKHSFHVACIDMWLASHSTCPICRTKVEPRLEPETREGPIWFKPSSESTSDGGDSISDSSKNIFRLSSFQRILTRDRSSRRIQPSNSIRADNLNDRDLERQ; the protein is encoded by the coding sequence ATGAGTAGTTTCAATGATGATCCAAACCATGATGATCATGGTTTTTATCCATTTGGAAATTTTGATCATGGATCAAGTCAAAGCAACTTcaacaaaaaaatattgttaaccgCAATATGTTCTTTAGTACTAGTATTGATTTTGGTCTTGGCTCTTCATCTCTATGCAAGGTATGTTCTCAAACGCCAAGCTCGCCGGAGGGCCGCCATTCATCAACTCAGCCTCACCGTGGCTCATGCTCACGTTCAATTCTCCGATCCATCAAACAGCGGGCTCGATCCAACGCTCATCGCCAGTCTTCCCACTTTCctcttcaaacaaaaacaaatacaaGATGAAGAACAAAACAAAGATGTTTCTAATAATATTGTTGAATGTGCGGTGTGTTTGAGTTTGATAGAAGATGGAGAAATGATGAGGTTGCTTCCTAATTGTAAGCATAGTTTCCACGTGGCTTGTATCGATATGTGGTTAGCTTCGCATTCCACTTGTCCAATTTGTCGAACCAAGGTTGAACCGCGGCTTGAGCCAGAGACTCGCGAAGGTCCCATTTGGTTTAAACCATCATCTGAAAGTACTTCAGATGGTGGTGATTCTATTAGTGATTCCTCCAAAAACATTTTTCGATTAAGTTCTTTTCAGAGGATTCTTACTCGAGATAGATCTTCGAGAAGAATTCAACCTTCTAATAGTATTCGTGCTGATAATCTCAATGATCGTGATTTAGAGAGGCAGtga